One genomic window of Helicobacter canis includes the following:
- a CDS encoding cupin domain-containing protein → MQTNNFILSGILASAMLVCFTQGADLAQELTKEAKEIKGDSRIFSGEVRVTMLFEKNAWRDFSGARVHFSPKARSAWHTHPAGQTLIVTQGVIYTGTKDGIVYKAEAGESIACPPNVDHWHGAGLESSGTHIALTQYDKDSNVVWGQKLSDEEYLQAIKQTEKRK, encoded by the coding sequence ATGCAAACCAATAATTTTATCCTATCGGGTATATTGGCAAGTGCTATGCTGGTGTGTTTTACACAAGGAGCGGATTTAGCACAAGAGCTTACAAAAGAGGCAAAAGAGATAAAAGGAGATTCTAGAATCTTTAGTGGTGAAGTTAGAGTTACAATGCTTTTTGAGAAAAATGCGTGGCGAGATTTTAGCGGTGCAAGAGTGCATTTTAGCCCAAAGGCTAGGAGTGCTTGGCATACTCACCCAGCGGGGCAGACACTCATTGTTACACAAGGGGTGATTTACACAGGCACAAAAGATGGAATCGTGTATAAAGCAGAGGCAGGAGAGAGCATTGCTTGTCCGCCAAATGTAGATCATTGGCACGGAGCAGGGCTAGAATCTAGCGGCACTCATATCGCCCTAACGCAATATGATAAGGATTCTAATGTAGTGTGGGGACAGAAACTAAGTGATGAAGAGTATTTACAAGCGATTAAACAAACAGAGAAAAGGAAGTGA
- a CDS encoding MerR family transcriptional regulator yields the protein MAYTIIEVEKMTGIPSRKIRFWLDKGLFPFIERDENGVRYFAKSDIGWVEWVNCLRNCKMSIKDIKHYISLTTGGMKSAKERKTLLERQLKVLNKELEILNAAYKKVEHKISMYDEMLRTGIDFLNPNSRDYKKGR from the coding sequence ATGGCATACACAATCATAGAAGTTGAGAAAATGACAGGGATTCCATCAAGAAAAATTAGATTCTGGCTTGATAAGGGGCTGTTCCCCTTTATAGAGCGTGATGAAAATGGGGTGCGTTACTTTGCAAAAAGTGATATAGGCTGGGTGGAGTGGGTGAATTGTCTAAGGAATTGCAAGATGAGCATTAAGGATATTAAGCACTACATTAGCCTTACAACAGGGGGTATGAAGAGTGCAAAAGAGCGTAAAACTCTGCTAGAGCGGCAGCTAAAAGTCCTTAACAAAGAGCTTGAGATTCTCAATGCGGCGTATAAAAAGGTAGAGCATAAAATTTCTATGTATGATGAAATGCTAAGAACAGGCATAGACTTTTTAAATCCTAATAGCAGGGATTATAAAAAGGGGCGTTAG
- a CDS encoding efflux RND transporter permease subunit, whose protein sequence is MLAKIIEWSLMQRIIIMICACALLLFGGYSFLSIAIDAFPDVSSTQVRVAVKAPGMAPEEVENRVVRPLELELQGLPGQKLLRSTSKYAIADIVLDFDDSVDIYLARQMTNERLANVLADLPSGVDVRLQPIVTPLSDMFMFTIEGNISNLEKRQLLDFIIRPEIRKIKGVADVSSLGGFAKAFVVIPDFNDMARLGVTITQLESALEASLKNDGAGRVDRDGENFLVKIQNAALTPEQIAQLAIQTNVGFVKIGDFAEVSTSYMTRLGFTTKNGVGETTQAIVLSLKGANSKETIEKIYEKFDELKPLLPEGVRLEVFYDRSDLTQKAVDNVTKVLIEAIVLIVVLLFLFLGDLRAAIAVSVILPCALSVAFICMSLNGMSANLMSLGGLAIAIGILVDSAVVMVENAFEKLSSNTTTTKLHALYRACKEISVSVVSGIIIIIVFFVPILTLEGLEGKMFAPLAKSIVFALLGSLVLSITVIPVVASLVLKTKEHKETLITRFFYKIYTPTLHFCLSHSKLVISCAFVFLFLSLSLFPFVGKSFMPTLDEGDAVLMVEMTPSVSLTQSRDLLLRIQKTIKEKVPEVKEIVARTGTDELGLSLDGLNQSDMFISFISKEKWQAKSKQEVLEKITKSLQSFVGISFIFTQPIDMRISEMLTGVRGDLAIKIFGDDIDKLNELSKQIRGILQGVRGSSEVFTTLNEGVNYLYITPEKHIMSNVGVSVDEFAKFMKSSLEGIIVSYIPMGVARVPVIIRQDPEISTDITKLEALEMFSSRGYVVPISSIAEIKEVDGPVTIVRENNRRMSVVRSNVENRDLGGFVDEAKEKISAQVKLPPNYYITFGGQFENQQRANARFAVVIPISIVVIFFILYFTFKSVPLALLILLNIPFAVTGGLISLFLSGEYISVPASIGFITLFGIAVLNGVVMIGYFKELIKQGKSVDEAVEMGAKRRLRPILMTAFIAAFGLVPMLLSSGVGSEVQKPLAIVVLGGLVTSSSLTLLLLPAMFRIIAKRIRIV, encoded by the coding sequence ATGCTAGCAAAAATCATCGAATGGTCTTTAATGCAGCGCATTATCATAATGATTTGCGCGTGTGCATTGCTGCTTTTTGGTGGGTATAGCTTTTTAAGCATTGCTATTGATGCATTCCCTGATGTCTCATCAACCCAAGTGCGCGTAGCTGTCAAAGCCCCCGGAATGGCACCAGAAGAAGTAGAAAACCGAGTCGTGCGCCCCTTAGAGCTAGAGCTTCAAGGCTTACCTGGGCAAAAGCTCTTGCGCTCCACTTCCAAATATGCTATCGCGGATATTGTGCTAGATTTTGATGATAGTGTGGATATTTATCTCGCACGCCAGATGACAAACGAGCGGCTAGCAAATGTGCTAGCTGATCTCCCAAGTGGTGTTGATGTGCGCTTGCAACCTATTGTAACGCCGCTTTCAGATATGTTTATGTTCACTATTGAGGGCAATATCTCTAATCTTGAAAAACGCCAGCTTTTAGACTTCATTATCCGCCCAGAGATTAGGAAGATCAAAGGCGTGGCAGATGTAAGCTCGCTTGGGGGCTTTGCCAAAGCCTTTGTGGTGATCCCGGATTTTAATGATATGGCGAGACTTGGGGTAACGATAACCCAGCTAGAATCCGCTCTTGAAGCAAGTTTGAAAAATGACGGCGCAGGGCGCGTGGATCGAGATGGCGAAAACTTCTTGGTCAAAATCCAAAACGCCGCGCTCACCCCAGAGCAAATCGCCCAGCTAGCGATACAAACAAATGTAGGCTTTGTAAAGATTGGGGACTTTGCTGAAGTAAGCACAAGCTATATGACTAGGCTAGGCTTTACGACCAAAAATGGCGTAGGTGAGACGACACAGGCGATCGTGCTTTCACTTAAAGGCGCAAACTCCAAAGAAACCATAGAAAAAATCTATGAAAAATTTGATGAGCTAAAGCCTCTGCTCCCAGAGGGCGTGCGGCTAGAAGTCTTCTATGATCGCTCCGATCTCACACAAAAGGCAGTCGATAATGTTACAAAAGTGCTGATTGAAGCCATTGTGCTAATTGTGGTGCTGTTGTTTTTGTTTTTAGGGGATTTGCGTGCAGCGATTGCTGTAAGCGTGATTTTACCCTGTGCGCTTTCTGTGGCGTTTATCTGTATGAGCCTAAATGGTATGAGTGCTAATCTTATGAGCCTAGGTGGGCTAGCCATTGCCATTGGGATCTTGGTGGATTCTGCTGTGGTGATGGTGGAAAATGCCTTTGAAAAGCTAAGCTCTAATACCACCACAACAAAGCTACACGCCCTCTATCGCGCGTGCAAGGAGATCTCTGTCTCTGTGGTAAGTGGGATCATCATCATCATCGTATTTTTTGTGCCAATCCTTACTTTAGAGGGCTTAGAGGGCAAGATGTTTGCCCCTTTGGCAAAAAGCATAGTTTTCGCCCTTTTAGGCTCTTTGGTGCTTTCAATCACTGTGATCCCCGTAGTCGCCTCTCTTGTGCTAAAGACCAAAGAGCATAAAGAAACACTTATCACGCGCTTTTTTTATAAAATCTACACGCCCACCCTACACTTTTGCCTAAGTCATAGTAAATTAGTCATTAGCTGTGCATTTGTATTTTTGTTTCTCTCGCTCTCTCTCTTTCCTTTTGTGGGTAAATCATTTATGCCGACCCTTGATGAAGGCGATGCGGTGCTTATGGTGGAGATGACACCATCTGTCTCGCTTACACAATCGCGCGATTTGCTACTGCGTATCCAAAAAACGATTAAAGAAAAGGTCCCAGAAGTCAAAGAAATTGTCGCACGCACAGGGACTGATGAGCTAGGACTTAGTCTTGATGGGCTTAATCAAAGCGATATGTTTATCTCCTTTATCTCTAAAGAAAAATGGCAGGCAAAAAGCAAGCAAGAAGTGCTTGAGAAAATCACAAAATCCCTGCAAAGCTTTGTAGGGATTAGCTTTATTTTTACCCAGCCTATTGATATGCGGATTTCAGAAATGCTTACAGGTGTGCGCGGGGATTTGGCGATCAAAATCTTTGGCGATGATATTGACAAGCTCAATGAGCTTAGTAAGCAAATTCGAGGGATTTTGCAAGGGGTGCGAGGCAGTAGTGAGGTTTTCACCACGCTTAATGAAGGGGTAAATTATCTTTACATAACCCCAGAAAAGCACATTATGAGCAATGTAGGCGTAAGTGTCGATGAGTTTGCAAAATTTATGAAATCTTCCTTAGAGGGCATTATTGTCTCCTATATCCCTATGGGCGTGGCACGCGTGCCTGTGATTATCCGCCAAGACCCAGAAATATCTACGGATATTACTAAGCTTGAAGCTTTGGAGATGTTTTCATCACGCGGCTATGTCGTGCCAATTAGCTCCATTGCTGAAATTAAAGAAGTCGATGGTCCTGTAACAATCGTGCGTGAGAATAATCGCAGAATGAGTGTCGTGCGTAGCAATGTAGAAAATCGCGATTTAGGCGGCTTCGTCGATGAAGCAAAGGAAAAAATCTCCGCGCAAGTGAAGCTCCCGCCAAATTACTACATCACTTTTGGCGGGCAGTTTGAAAATCAGCAGCGAGCCAACGCACGCTTTGCGGTGGTGATCCCTATAAGCATTGTGGTGATATTTTTTATCCTCTACTTCACTTTTAAAAGCGTGCCTTTGGCATTGCTGATTTTGCTCAATATCCCCTTTGCCGTTACAGGTGGGCTTATCTCGCTCTTTTTATCTGGGGAGTATATCTCTGTGCCAGCGAGCATTGGCTTTATCACGCTCTTTGGTATCGCCGTGCTTAATGGCGTGGTGATGATAGGGTATTTTAAAGAGCTTATTAAGCAGGGTAAAAGTGTCGATGAAGCCGTAGAAATGGGGGCAAAAAGGCGGCTACGCCCTATCCTTATGACCGCCTTTATCGCGGCATTTGGGCTTGTGCCTATGCTGCTCTCAAGCGGTGTGGGAAGCGAGGTGCAAAAGCCCCTTGCCATTGTCGTGCTAGGCGGGCTTGTAACCTCTAGCTCCTTGACATTGCTACTACTGCCGGCGATGTTTAGGATCATCGCTAAACGCATACGAATCGTGTAG
- a CDS encoding aldo/keto reductase has product MQHIILNNGIAMPSIGLGTYGLQGQKGVKIMQNALQIGYRLFDTAQMYKNEKELGITLSWAMQSLKDSNLQTKESGVFSIHSTTHLDSNITPTSSPHKQSAHIESSEVSSNDLSRPLQRNDLFITTKISSSMPYKKARQSIEGSLQNLGLEYVDLLVIHEPYANAKEMYKACEEAYHKGLIRAIGISNFYGRFLEDFLDSVRIKPVLNQVQAHIFFQQNDLKKFLESKNIHLQAWSPLACGRNGIFTNATLQGIAKAHHKSIAQIALKFLLDKGISVIPKASSLKRLQENLALFDFSLTQNERDSITQLDSNKSLFGWDC; this is encoded by the coding sequence ATGCAACACATTATTTTAAATAATGGCATTGCAATGCCTAGTATTGGGCTTGGGACTTATGGACTGCAAGGACAAAAGGGTGTGAAAATAATGCAAAATGCCCTGCAAATTGGATACAGACTCTTTGATACCGCACAAATGTATAAAAATGAAAAGGAGCTAGGCATAACACTCTCGTGGGCTATGCAAAGCCTAAAAGATTCTAATTTGCAAACAAAAGAATCTGGGGTTTTTAGCATTCATTCCACAACACATTTAGATTCTAACATTACGCCAACTTCAAGCCCACACAAGCAATCAGCCCATATAGAATCTAGCGAAGTTAGCTCAAACGATTTAAGCCGACCATTGCAAAGAAATGATCTTTTCATCACCACAAAGATTTCATCTAGTATGCCCTATAAAAAGGCGCGGCAAAGCATAGAGGGTAGCCTACAAAATCTAGGGCTAGAATATGTAGATTTGCTTGTAATCCACGAGCCTTACGCAAATGCTAAAGAAATGTATAAAGCCTGTGAAGAGGCGTATCACAAAGGGCTTATCCGTGCGATTGGAATCTCAAATTTTTATGGCAGATTTTTGGAGGATTTTTTAGATTCTGTGCGTATTAAGCCGGTGCTAAATCAAGTCCAAGCACATATTTTCTTCCAGCAAAATGACTTGAAAAAATTTCTAGAATCTAAAAATATACACTTGCAAGCGTGGAGTCCTTTAGCTTGTGGGAGAAATGGCATTTTTACAAATGCGACTTTGCAGGGCATAGCAAAAGCTCATCATAAAAGCATCGCACAAATTGCTTTGAAATTTTTGCTAGATAAGGGCATAAGCGTGATACCAAAGGCTTCAAGTTTAAAGCGATTGCAAGAAAATCTCGCACTCTTTGACTTTAGCTTAACGCAAAACGAGAGAGATTCTATCACACAGCTTGATAGTAATAAAAGCCTTTTTGGTTGGGACTGCTAG
- a CDS encoding ankyrin repeat domain-containing protein has protein sequence MLRLITLFAISFALCLGQVLESSAIAPTQEEAKSAALDELSQSIEVSVRAKHSIIQAQSQEQSYEEVISHITLESSSQFIQPKITYKKLKKNLYEAAILIDDPAPYHAALKKLSAEIDALSIGVETPITQRDLKERIYKLENIIGLYKSYRAYELVLLAMGEPIHSAPKQNLAYFAAKYSSIDPKMFERRADSSSTQASSKDIATSKSYYYSRGYNSSQALFEAIRAGNSDGVYSALKDGINPNIMDDFGTPALILGLTNPDITTLLLEFGANPEEVDNEGRTPLIAATDPRISNKTCRSIQALLEYKANPNHIIAYDGSTQIPLVQMYNNYNEMGFVGEFWEKQGIYECNKRELVKLYLQKGADINLRDDSGRGILYFAAMSGDIELVRLLLDSGAKIDPSIDRGNTNTTAGKSIQALLDSRASAQR, from the coding sequence ATGTTACGACTTATCACGCTTTTTGCCATATCTTTCGCGCTTTGCTTGGGACAAGTGCTAGAGAGCTCTGCCATCGCACCCACACAAGAAGAGGCAAAAAGTGCTGCGCTTGATGAGCTCTCTCAAAGTATAGAAGTAAGCGTGCGTGCTAAGCACAGCATTATCCAAGCCCAGAGTCAAGAGCAATCCTATGAAGAAGTCATAAGCCATATCACCTTAGAATCCAGCTCGCAATTTATCCAGCCAAAAATCACCTACAAAAAGCTTAAGAAAAATCTCTATGAAGCAGCTATCTTAATCGATGACCCAGCCCCATACCACGCCGCGCTAAAGAAGCTTAGTGCTGAAATTGATGCGCTAAGCATAGGTGTTGAGACGCCTATCACGCAAAGGGACCTAAAGGAGCGCATTTATAAGCTAGAGAATATCATAGGCTTATATAAATCCTATCGCGCCTATGAGCTAGTGCTACTTGCTATGGGAGAGCCTATACACAGCGCACCTAAGCAAAATCTCGCCTATTTTGCCGCAAAGTATTCTTCTATCGATCCTAAGATGTTTGAGCGGCGTGCAGATTCTAGCTCTACTCAAGCTTCTTCAAAAGACATTGCTACAAGCAAAAGCTACTATTATAGCCGTGGCTACAATTCTAGCCAAGCACTCTTTGAAGCGATTAGGGCAGGCAATAGCGATGGCGTGTATTCCGCACTAAAAGATGGCATAAACCCAAACATTATGGACGATTTTGGCACGCCAGCTTTGATACTTGGGCTTACCAATCCAGACATCACCACCTTGCTACTAGAGTTTGGCGCAAACCCTGAAGAGGTTGATAATGAAGGACGCACGCCCTTGATTGCTGCCACAGATCCACGCATTAGCAACAAAACTTGCCGCAGTATTCAAGCTCTTTTAGAGTATAAAGCAAATCCAAACCACATCATAGCTTATGATGGCAGCACGCAAATCCCTTTAGTGCAAATGTATAACAACTACAATGAAATGGGCTTTGTCGGGGAGTTTTGGGAGAAGCAAGGTATATATGAGTGTAATAAGCGCGAGCTTGTAAAGCTCTATTTGCAAAAGGGTGCAGACATCAATTTGCGCGATGATTCTGGGCGGGGGATTTTGTATTTTGCTGCGATGAGTGGGGATATAGAGCTTGTGCGGCTTTTGCTAGATTCTGGTGCGAAGATTGATCCTAGTATTGATCGGGGCAACACAAACACCACCGCTGGCAAGAGTATCCAAGCTTTGCTAGATAGCAGAGCAAGCGCGCAAAGGTAA
- a CDS encoding AAA domain-containing protein: MDSIKFLILLNGEDKTESITSIKEQDNLWHITFANTAKTYTYKHDKVIFLTNPQRHTKPEKLGIYNAKFALIFEKYCKIFFDNGTTKLLETTMLLPDTKGCNADVFLYCKELATIVGVKNEENKSLLSKAYNKIDMVAKESALSHYLCASQPHKNDMDSPILSPFGLNASQFQAIYNALESQVSIIEGPPGTGKTQSILNIIANIIFLGKNVAVVSNNNAATDNVFMKLEKYGLTHLCAKLGKKDNIKQFLQNQSHTYPDFAQSITQEEKDTLYQAIQKLNTQAQEIFTLQNAIAKQKSLLSALELEFRHFTMQENLQIYPHFLTSLQKDFALLLKTKIALENTPKGWRYFLLVCKLCLIQRIGNFAFYKLPLQDIIQHFEYAYYVQSIATAKETLTHDTKRLEALRTAQTLEHLQEYSFTLLRESVRIRYNNRTQRPIFSEKDMFNNAEQFCDEYPIIFSTTHAIKNCFGRDFLFDYLIIDEASQVDLVTGVLALSVARNIVIVGDTKQLPNVIDSTTSQQIQEITTHYKIPSRYDYVQHSFLSSVCSVLPNAPRVLLKEHYRCHPKIINFCNQKFYDNALVILSEDNGEANVLEVYVSPAGNHARGHYNQREIDIIANEILPSTTIEPHEIGIITPYNEQKAHLQNAVGEIEADTVHKYQGREKDLIIIATTDNQSNDFIDDSKMLNVAITRAKKQLKLIVSYDVCHKQNTNINDFIRYITYQSAKPIESSIYSIFDLLYKANAQARELYLKGKRRISQFDSENIAFAFIKDILQQDSYHSLDVLPHIPLAKVIKIDEALTQEEKLYAQNPLTHFDFIIYHIMDKAPLLAVEIDGYAFHHTHKQLNRDRLKDSICKKHNFPLLRLGTTQSAESKRLRDMLQALL, encoded by the coding sequence ATGGATAGCATAAAGTTTTTGATCTTACTTAATGGTGAAGATAAAACAGAATCTATTACAAGCATAAAAGAGCAAGATAATCTATGGCACATCACATTTGCTAATACGGCAAAAACTTATACTTACAAACACGACAAAGTCATCTTTCTTACAAATCCGCAAAGGCACACAAAGCCAGAGAAGCTTGGTATTTATAATGCTAAATTTGCCCTTATTTTTGAAAAGTATTGCAAAATATTTTTTGACAATGGGACAACAAAACTGCTAGAGACAACAATGCTATTGCCAGATACAAAAGGCTGTAATGCCGATGTTTTTTTGTATTGCAAAGAGTTGGCTACTATCGTAGGGGTAAAAAATGAGGAAAACAAGTCGCTTCTCTCAAAGGCATACAACAAAATAGATATGGTAGCAAAAGAGAGTGCTTTGAGTCATTATTTATGCGCAAGTCAGCCACACAAGAACGATATGGATTCTCCCATACTTTCGCCATTTGGCTTAAATGCTTCACAATTTCAAGCAATTTACAATGCTTTAGAATCTCAAGTAAGTATCATAGAAGGACCTCCTGGCACAGGCAAAACACAAAGTATATTAAACATCATTGCAAATATTATATTTCTTGGCAAAAATGTAGCTGTGGTTTCCAACAATAACGCCGCGACAGATAATGTCTTTATGAAGCTAGAAAAATATGGCTTGACACATCTATGCGCAAAGCTTGGTAAAAAAGACAATATCAAGCAGTTTTTGCAAAATCAATCACATACCTACCCAGATTTTGCACAATCCATCACACAAGAGGAAAAGGACACACTCTATCAAGCCATACAAAAGCTCAACACACAAGCACAAGAGATTTTTACTTTACAAAATGCTATCGCAAAGCAAAAATCTCTTCTTAGTGCATTGGAGCTAGAGTTTCGCCATTTTACAATGCAAGAAAATTTACAGATATATCCACATTTTTTGACATCTTTGCAAAAGGATTTTGCTCTTTTACTCAAGACAAAGATCGCTCTTGAAAACACCCCAAAAGGTTGGCGATATTTTTTGCTTGTATGCAAACTCTGCTTGATACAGCGTATTGGAAATTTTGCTTTTTATAAACTTCCTTTGCAAGATATTATCCAACATTTTGAATACGCCTATTATGTGCAAAGTATCGCTACTGCCAAGGAAACACTCACCCACGATACAAAACGCCTAGAGGCATTACGCACCGCACAAACACTAGAGCATTTGCAAGAATATTCTTTTACCCTTTTGCGTGAATCTGTGCGGATTAGATATAACAATCGCACACAAAGACCTATTTTTAGCGAAAAGGATATGTTTAATAATGCAGAGCAGTTTTGCGATGAATACCCCATAATTTTTAGCACCACACACGCTATCAAAAATTGTTTTGGACGAGATTTTCTCTTTGATTATTTAATCATTGATGAAGCCTCGCAGGTAGATTTAGTAACAGGTGTTTTGGCTCTAAGTGTGGCTAGAAATATTGTGATTGTAGGAGATACAAAGCAATTACCAAATGTGATAGATTCTACAACATCTCAACAAATCCAAGAGATCACTACACACTATAAAATCCCCTCACGCTATGACTATGTGCAGCATTCTTTTTTAAGCTCTGTGTGTAGTGTTTTGCCAAATGCCCCTAGAGTTTTGCTCAAAGAGCATTATCGCTGCCATCCTAAAATCATCAATTTTTGCAATCAAAAGTTTTATGACAATGCACTTGTCATTTTAAGTGAAGATAATGGAGAAGCAAATGTGCTAGAAGTGTATGTCAGTCCTGCTGGCAATCACGCAAGGGGGCATTACAATCAAAGAGAAATTGACATTATTGCCAATGAAATCCTGCCAAGCACCACCATAGAGCCGCACGAAATAGGCATTATCACTCCCTATAATGAGCAAAAAGCACATTTACAAAATGCAGTGGGCGAGATTGAAGCAGACACTGTGCATAAATATCAAGGCAGAGAAAAAGACCTTATCATCATCGCAACTACCGATAATCAAAGCAATGATTTTATCGATGATAGCAAAATGCTAAATGTCGCCATTACACGAGCTAAAAAACAGCTAAAACTCATCGTATCTTATGATGTGTGCCATAAACAAAACACAAATATCAATGACTTTATCCGCTATATCACCTATCAAAGTGCAAAACCCATAGAAAGTAGCATTTATTCAATCTTTGATCTACTCTATAAAGCAAATGCACAAGCAAGAGAATTGTATCTCAAGGGTAAAAGGCGTATCTCACAATTTGATTCAGAAAATATTGCCTTTGCTTTTATCAAAGACATACTCCAGCAAGATTCTTACCATAGCCTTGATGTTTTGCCGCACATACCCCTTGCTAAAGTCATTAAAATAGATGAAGCTCTCACGCAAGAAGAAAAGCTCTATGCGCAAAATCCACTCACACATTTTGATTTTATCATCTATCACATTATGGATAAAGCTCCTTTGCTTGCTGTTGAGATTGATGGCTATGCGTTTCACCATACACATAAGCAGCTAAATCGTGATAGGCTTAAAGATAGCATTTGCAAAAAGCATAATTTTCCACTTTTGCGCCTTGGCACCACGCAAAGCGCAGAATCTAAACGCCTAAGAGATATGCTTCAGGCTTTGCTTTAA
- a CDS encoding DUF3240 family protein, producing the protein MCSWLQIYADSKLKDHIVDALLERRFNDFYYSSCDKYALRDLLISQREQVSGRKQYGRFDLYIDYDRAVELVGYFYTKYGRDDISCYMLQNITDFES; encoded by the coding sequence ATGTGTAGCTGGCTACAAATTTATGCCGATAGTAAGCTTAAAGACCACATTGTCGATGCGCTGCTAGAGCGCAGATTTAATGACTTTTATTATAGCTCTTGTGATAAATATGCCTTGCGCGATTTACTCATTAGTCAAAGAGAGCAAGTAAGTGGGCGCAAGCAGTATGGGCGGTTTGATTTATATATCGACTATGATAGGGCTGTGGAGCTTGTAGGGTATTTTTATACCAAATACGGACGCGATGATATTAGCTGCTATATGCTGCAAAATATCACTGACTTTGAAAGCTAG
- a CDS encoding sugar O-acetyltransferase: protein MQDISKAKAITNATPSTDRDIFTRDLNGELISPDDKDFSQILAVIENTQKLVHRLNTQMLDKDSVRAVFSEIVGYEVDSSSWIIPPFYVDFGRNIKVGKNFFMNSSCTFMDRGGITIGDDVFIAPKVCLTTINHDFDPYNRKATFCKPIVIKDRVWIGINATICPGVTIGENSVIAAGSVVTKDVPPNVIVGGNPAKILKTL, encoded by the coding sequence ATGCAGGATATAAGTAAAGCAAAAGCTATAACAAACGCCACGCCAAGCACAGATAGAGACATTTTCACGCGTGATTTAAATGGGGAGTTAATAAGCCCAGATGATAAGGACTTTTCACAGATTCTAGCCGTGATAGAAAACACGCAAAAGTTAGTCCATAGGCTAAATACGCAAATGCTAGATAAAGATTCTGTAAGGGCTGTTTTTAGCGAGATTGTGGGCTATGAAGTGGATAGTAGCTCGTGGATTATCCCGCCTTTTTATGTGGATTTTGGACGCAATATCAAGGTAGGCAAAAACTTCTTTATGAATAGCTCTTGCACTTTTATGGATAGGGGTGGGATAACGATTGGCGATGATGTGTTTATCGCCCCAAAGGTATGTCTCACTACAATCAATCACGACTTTGACCCTTACAATCGCAAGGCGACTTTTTGCAAGCCCATTGTGATAAAAGATAGGGTATGGATAGGGATAAATGCCACGATTTGCCCGGGCGTTACTATCGGGGAAAATTCAGTCATCGCCGCAGGAAGCGTGGTAACCAAAGATGTCCCTCCAAATGTCATTGTCGGCGGCAATCCTGCCAAGATTCTAAAAACGCTTTAA